The region ATGCACCTCATTTTACTTCCTAAACCACCTTTCACATTCTCACATAGTATCATGAGCTAAAAGAAAACTCTAACGAGTAATATCTAAACCGGTCCAAGATTGGTGAGCAAAAATAACCACCATCTTGAGGGGACGTTAGAGAGAATATCCCACATAGAAAGTGTGTAAGTATATTTAACAAATAATAAGAGCATGGGTTACTCACGCACTCCATTATACTTTCTAAACCACTTTCCACATTCTATCAGCGCAAAACATGTAGAGTTTGTTTTGGTGGCCATTTGTCACCTTCCTTTTTCCGTGATTATATTTTCTTATGCATGTAGGCATGCAATAATACACGGTATACGTCCATAGCAATTGCATTCATACTTGATGCTGTTAGTATATTTTCAGGTAAATTTATCATGTTCTATGTTCAAAACAAATTTGAAATGCAATTGTGCATTGATACACAATTGTAATTTCCTATAGTTTCTCTATCATCGCAACTAGTTTTTAGATGTGGTATGTTGCAAATTAATTGAGATGTGATTATGTTATTTGACTGATATATTATTTGGTGTCTTCATGCTGGTGCAATATATTATTAAACTATTTCTGAGTAAGAAATATGCACGTCTGTTCACAATATGTGGAGATCTTGACCTGTTTTgcaattcttttttcttttttctttttcttttccagcTATTGGAGTAATCCTGATAAGATTAATGATGTGGAGAATATCATACAAATGGAAGACTTACTTAGGGAGTCCATCAACAAAATCCATATTTACAAAGTACTATCTCTCTCCCAATTTTGACGTTAATTGCTTACACTAGTGCTTCTCTCCTTAGTAAAGTTTCAGAAAACAACAATTATTGCTGCTAAATTGCACGGGCCAGGTGCAACATTCTCtcctctgtctctctctcttgTGGGGAGATAGGGGTGAATAAAAATCTCTTTAAGTTATTATCTCACTCTCACTTACCTTGCAGTTGCAGAATGAGATGTATTCACCTTTAATGGTGGGTAATGCACAAGAAGCACAATCTTTGTCATGGATTCCAAATAATGAAAACCAACCCTTGATATTACTGGGTGAACCTAGCTTTCTGCCACACGGGTGAGTTACTTATTCAACCAAGTATCCCTTTGTCTTGATGTTAAAATGATTCTCTTTTTCCTTTACACTTGATAATTGTAAAGTTTTTGTGCGGTACCAACCTGAGGCTTGTATTTTAATCAGTACATGAAAGGTTTATGTTATATCTTACTCGAGTATGCTCCTAAATTCTTAATACCATTCTTTCTATGTTCTCTTGCTTTGGTCTTAATAGGGGGATCCAATGCGCCACTGATGTATCACTTCCAGGATGCTCTAGTTACTTTAGCAATGGAAGTGGCAAACAAATGGAGGCTGGTGATCCTGGACAACTCAATAACATGGAACGAGGAGGTTGTTCCTTGAATGAGCTAAGTAGAAGTGCTGGCTTGAATCTAGATTTTGGTGAGCACTATGCATATCCTTCTTTCGAAACTAGTTTACAGGATGATAAGAAATTGAAAACCGATACGGAGATGAACGTACAAGCAACTTCTGTGGACTATCAAGTAAATAACAATTGTGAACTACCTACATCTTTATATGACAACGCACAGCATGCTTGGATATCTGCCTTTGGGCCATGTGGTCTTGCTCTGTACAACGAAAATGCCTCCCAGCAGGTTTGTAATGTTTCTCATTAAATTGAGTCTTAAGATCATTGCGTGGCATAATTTAGATGAAAAGAAACCATGGGTTAGCATTTTTATGTGGAAGTATTTAGCTCTAATTGTGTAACTTAAATTTTCTTTCTTCCTGTCATCTCTTGCAGGAATTAAAATGATCCTTTGTGATAATACTGAAAGAAACCATGGATGTGAATTGAGTTTGAAGTTTTTTCGTGATGGCCTAATTCTCTCCATTAAGTTACTCCCAGAATTCCCAAAATATGTTGTCTTCTTGGGTTGTATACTATTTTGGCAGCTCTCTGCTACCATATATACCTTAATTGTATATAACTATATATAGTATTATAGATTTTGTtgtatattattaacttttgtgtTTTCTCTAGAAAGGAAAATATGAAGAACTTATGATGAATTCAGGGCAAGAGTAGTTGTATAAAACATATTTTAGTGTCGTGTTTGAAATTCATTCAATTCTTGTGGGAGAGTAGATTTATAACCAAACATATGAATTTGATTTggaagtgttgtggaggaatttGTTGGTTTGTGAGATAAAACTTTGAATTGTAGCCAGTCGATGTAATACTAACAATAATAATGATGCCATTTAAGTCCCCCTGTACAACAGTTAAAATCCTTGTCTACATTAAGGCCCAAGTCTCACCACAAAAACATTCATTCACTCTTACAAAACAAATGAAACAGGTTCTGGTCAAATCCATCTTAGATTGATCTTAGTTGCCACCTAGTGTTTGGACAATGGTGTTGTGCCATGGGTCGGACAGGTGCTGCAAGAGATTGTCAAATGGTCCTTTTCCAGTCACGTTGTGCTGAACAATGAATCCCAAGAATGCTAACATAGCCAATCTCCCTGCATACACAAATCCATACAATGAAAACTCAAATTAGCTTAAAGCTTCATACCCTTCTATGCCTAAACATTAACCCAACATAGAAACATCAGCGGCCTAATTGACCAAAAAAGAAGTTATGGCTTAGGATTCATACCATTGGCAAGCTCCTTCTCCTTGGCTTCTTCAGTTGGAGCAAAGTTGAGGGGGTTGAAGATGCCACCAGGGTATCCACACTCATTGGGGGGTAAGCTGTATTGCTTAAAGATGGGATCTTGGTTGACACTTCCTGGGTTCTTGATGTCTTGCCACCTTCTGATCTCAACATAGTGGAACAAAATGAACTCGATCACGAAAAGGGTGGACGAAGAAGCAAAGTACTCTTCTTTTCCAGCGTCATACCATTTAGGAACATTGAGGATACCAATACTGGTGAACACTTCTGGCAAGAGCATTCCAGCCACACCCAACATTGCCCAACGACCATTAACCAACTCTGCTTGGACAAACCATTTAAGGTTCTCTGGGTCCTCAGCTAGTCCCAATGGATCAAATCCATTGTCACCAGGAAGACTACACAAACATGTCTTAGTAATCAG is a window of Humulus lupulus chromosome 4, drHumLupu1.1, whole genome shotgun sequence DNA encoding:
- the LOC133830571 gene encoding chlorophyll a-b binding protein P4, chloroplastic; this encodes MATVTTQASAAIFRPCALRSRFLSGSSGKLNRQVSIRPAVMTNSSSTSLKVEAKKGEWLPGLASPAYLNGSLPGDNGFDPLGLAEDPENLKWFVQAELVNGRWAMLGVAGMLLPEVFTSIGILNVPKWYDAGKEEYFASSSTLFVIEFILFHYVEIRRWQDIKNPGSVNQDPIFKQYSLPPNECGYPGGIFNPLNFAPTEEAKEKELANGRLAMLAFLGFIVQHNVTGKGPFDNLLQHLSDPWHNTIVQTLGGN
- the LOC133830570 gene encoding agamous-like MADS-box protein AGL65 isoform X2; protein product: MGKLKLKIKRLESTSNRQVTYSKRRNGILKKAKELSILCDIDIALLMFSPSGKPTLYQGERSNFEEVITKFAQLTPQERAKRKLESLEALKKTFKKLDHDVNVQDFMGSSSQTVEDLMSQVRVLQAQLTGLQRRLSYWSNPDKINDVENIIQMEDLLRESINKIHIYKLQNEMYSPLMVGNAQEAQSLSWIPNNENQPLILLGEPSFLPHGGIQCATDVSLPGCSSYFSNGSGKQMEAGDPGQLNNMERGGCSLNELSRSAGLNLDFGEHYAYPSFETSLQDDKKLKTDTEMNVQATSVDYQVNNNCELPTSLYDNAQHAWISAFGPCGLALYNENASQQELK
- the LOC133830570 gene encoding agamous-like MADS-box protein AGL65 isoform X1, translating into MMGKLKLKIKRLESTSNRQVTYSKRRNGILKKAKELSILCDIDIALLMFSPSGKPTLYQGERSNFEEVITKFAQLTPQERAKRKLESLEALKKTFKKLDHDVNVQDFMGSSSQTVEDLMSQVRVLQAQLTGLQRRLSYWSNPDKINDVENIIQMEDLLRESINKIHIYKLQNEMYSPLMVGNAQEAQSLSWIPNNENQPLILLGEPSFLPHGGIQCATDVSLPGCSSYFSNGSGKQMEAGDPGQLNNMERGGCSLNELSRSAGLNLDFGEHYAYPSFETSLQDDKKLKTDTEMNVQATSVDYQVNNNCELPTSLYDNAQHAWISAFGPCGLALYNENASQQELK